In Chthoniobacterales bacterium, the following proteins share a genomic window:
- a CDS encoding aspartate aminotransferase family protein has product MNSAAPAFNTEQSAALLERSKRSLAMGVSSGMRKAGAPAPLFFERGEGAWYIDADGHRLLDYTLAWGPLILGNAHPAIIAEVTAQLGRSFAFGAQHRGEIELAELMIASVPGLERVIFSNTGSEAVQAALRLARAFTGRPLFVKFEGHYHGWFNNVLVSYRPRASDGIVPLPTCGGQPAREFADTLVLPWNDLGALEAAFLEHPGQIAAVLTEPLLANSGCCEAEPGFLAGVIDLCRRHGAVSIFDEVITGFRLALGGAREYFGLQPDLSVYAKAMAAGFALSAVGGREEIFRVLDDGRTIHAGTYNGNPVNLAAGAATIRTLAVPDTFERMHTHGRALRKAIEEAAALRGLKLVTSGSGSVFSVHFGLHTPPRHYRDTLQADVGHYASFRLALLHRGVYTLPDGRWYVGAVHGEDELAHALEAVAGAMASL; this is encoded by the coding sequence ATGAACTCCGCCGCACCTGCATTCAACACCGAACAATCCGCCGCCCTCCTGGAGCGGTCGAAACGCTCGCTGGCCATGGGCGTGTCCAGCGGCATGCGCAAAGCCGGCGCCCCCGCCCCTCTCTTTTTCGAACGCGGGGAGGGCGCGTGGTATATCGATGCGGACGGCCACCGTCTCCTCGATTACACCCTGGCTTGGGGACCGCTCATCCTCGGCAATGCCCACCCTGCCATTATCGCGGAAGTCACCGCACAGCTCGGGCGGAGCTTCGCCTTCGGGGCACAGCACCGGGGGGAAATCGAACTGGCTGAGTTGATGATAGCGTCGGTGCCGGGCCTGGAGCGTGTCATATTCTCCAACACCGGCTCGGAAGCCGTTCAAGCCGCTCTCCGGCTTGCCCGGGCTTTCACTGGGCGTCCGCTCTTCGTCAAATTCGAAGGCCACTACCACGGCTGGTTCAACAACGTCCTGGTCAGCTACCGTCCGCGAGCCTCCGACGGCATCGTGCCGCTGCCGACCTGCGGAGGACAGCCCGCCCGCGAGTTCGCCGACACGCTGGTGCTGCCGTGGAACGACCTCGGCGCCCTCGAGGCGGCTTTCCTTGAGCATCCCGGACAAATCGCCGCCGTGCTGACCGAGCCCCTCCTGGCCAATAGCGGATGCTGCGAAGCCGAACCAGGTTTCCTCGCCGGCGTGATCGACCTCTGCCGCCGCCACGGCGCGGTCTCGATTTTCGATGAGGTGATCACAGGCTTCCGGTTGGCCCTGGGCGGAGCCCGCGAATATTTCGGACTGCAGCCCGACCTGTCCGTCTACGCCAAAGCCATGGCGGCCGGTTTTGCCCTTTCGGCCGTGGGCGGACGGGAGGAGATTTTCCGTGTCCTCGACGACGGCCGCACCATCCACGCCGGCACCTACAACGGCAATCCGGTCAACCTCGCCGCTGGTGCTGCCACCATCCGCACACTGGCCGTGCCGGACACCTTCGAGCGCATGCATACCCACGGGCGTGCCCTGCGCAAAGCCATCGAGGAAGCTGCAGCCTTGCGGGGTTTAAAACTTGTGACGAGCGGATCAGGATCCGTCTTCAGCGTGCACTTCGGCCTGCACACTCCTCCCCGCCACTACCGCGACACTCTGCAGGCTGATGTCGGCCATTACGCATCCTTCCGCCTCGCCCTCCTCCATCGGGGCGTCTATACCCTGCCCGATGGGCGCTGGTATGTCGGCGCGGTCCACGGGGAGGACGAATTGGCCCACGCACTGGAGGCCGTCGCCGGAGCCATGGCCTCCCTCTGA
- a CDS encoding IclR family transcriptional regulator, translated as MPTISPPSRDRHRRPAAAVVARPGKRCVETSVQKAFRLLEFLAESERPVTLAEAAAVCRLPKTSAFRLLKVLHALGYADQPAGARGHVLGARVAQLAGSDPNTTLKRMVRPLLEGLHGELDETVNLGVLSNHRIVYADYIETTRALRMIVSPGAWEPWYLTAVGLAIASALPEDEQEQLLVSTDYTQAAANGRRLSPAILRPRLRVFRRQGWAEEEEAAVSGVACLAVPLATLGFVRAAISVAVPVARLSRSRRARIGELLRSSLVTAARHHVSR; from the coding sequence ATGCCCACAATTTCTCCTCCTTCCCGCGACCGGCACCGGCGGCCCGCTGCCGCGGTGGTAGCACGACCAGGGAAGCGGTGCGTGGAGACCTCGGTGCAAAAGGCCTTCCGTCTGCTGGAATTTCTCGCGGAGTCGGAGCGCCCCGTAACCCTGGCCGAAGCAGCGGCGGTGTGCCGCCTGCCGAAAACGAGCGCCTTCCGTCTACTCAAGGTCCTCCATGCTCTGGGCTATGCCGACCAACCGGCCGGCGCCCGTGGCCACGTGCTGGGGGCCCGCGTTGCCCAGTTGGCCGGGTCCGATCCGAACACCACGCTCAAGCGGATGGTCCGCCCGCTCCTTGAGGGCTTGCACGGCGAACTCGACGAAACAGTCAACCTCGGCGTGCTTTCCAACCACCGAATCGTTTATGCCGACTACATCGAGACGACCCGCGCCCTGCGCATGATCGTTTCCCCGGGGGCATGGGAACCGTGGTATCTCACCGCGGTGGGGCTCGCCATCGCCTCGGCCCTGCCAGAGGACGAACAGGAACAACTCCTCGTTTCCACGGACTACACCCAGGCTGCGGCGAACGGCCGGCGGCTCTCCCCCGCGATTCTCCGGCCCCGGCTCCGCGTTTTCCGACGGCAAGGCTGGGCGGAGGAGGAGGAAGCCGCAGTGTCCGGCGTCGCTTGCCTGGCGGTTCCACTGGCCACCCTCGGCTTTGTCCGTGCCGCGATCAGCGTCGCAGTGCCCGTGGCCCGCCTGTCCCGGTCGCGCCGCGCGCGCATCGGCGAACTTCTCCGGTCCAGCCTTGTCACCGCCGCCCGCCATCACGTTTCCCGATGA
- a CDS encoding M81 family metallopeptidase → MRVFTARFFHETNSFAPGTTGLADFAPRTRSDVLLARGDGSVLGAALEFAADRGWDIVPSFDLHASPSPMVDDEVLATALCHLDEDLPRALRGGLDGIFLVLHGAMVTRSHLDAEGLFLSRVREHLRGADVPVAAVLDLHANVSPAMAAGADILVAYRCNPHTDAAETGVRTATLLDEAMRTRARYRTHLRTVPVILPPPGTGTADEPMRGLLAIARRHEGGPVVAVSICPGFAQADTPFTRISFQIVTEDSPEGNEAARRAGEELADYALANAAAGLPREWNLSEAVRDAAKHGEYPSLIVEPADNIGGGTAGDATWVLDELLGQGVRGAGVVLNAPEAVQSLQGVPAGRRTTVTVGGKHPRLSGPALTLEVEVLRHSDGIFDLADCQSHLASMMGTRIDMGPTVLVACEGNLVLLTSRPTPPMDLGQWLCVGVQPAELGLIGIKAAVAHRRAYDSIARRSYTVSTPGPCTSDLATLPYRHLERPVFPLDPLP, encoded by the coding sequence ATGCGGGTCTTCACCGCCCGGTTTTTCCACGAGACCAACTCCTTCGCCCCTGGAACCACAGGGTTGGCGGACTTCGCCCCGCGAACGAGGAGCGATGTGCTGCTGGCCCGGGGCGACGGCTCCGTGCTCGGCGCGGCGCTCGAATTCGCGGCGGATCGCGGCTGGGACATCGTCCCCTCCTTCGACCTACATGCCTCCCCCAGCCCGATGGTCGATGATGAAGTCCTCGCCACCGCCTTGTGCCATCTGGACGAGGACCTGCCCCGCGCTCTGCGCGGCGGTCTGGACGGAATTTTCCTCGTGCTTCACGGCGCCATGGTCACGCGGTCGCACCTCGACGCTGAGGGGTTGTTTCTCTCGCGCGTGCGCGAGCACCTGCGGGGGGCGGACGTTCCCGTTGCAGCCGTGCTCGACCTGCACGCCAATGTCTCGCCGGCCATGGCCGCAGGTGCCGACATCCTCGTCGCCTACCGCTGCAACCCGCACACCGACGCGGCCGAGACCGGTGTGCGCACGGCGACCCTGTTGGACGAAGCCATGCGCACCCGCGCCCGTTACCGCACGCACCTGCGCACCGTGCCGGTCATCCTGCCCCCGCCCGGAACCGGCACGGCCGACGAACCGATGCGGGGATTGCTCGCCATCGCCCGCCGCCACGAAGGCGGCCCGGTGGTCGCCGTCAGCATCTGCCCCGGGTTCGCCCAGGCCGACACTCCTTTCACGCGCATATCCTTCCAAATCGTGACGGAAGACAGTCCGGAAGGAAACGAGGCCGCACGGCGCGCGGGAGAAGAGCTGGCCGACTACGCCCTGGCCAACGCCGCCGCGGGCCTTCCACGCGAATGGAATTTGTCGGAGGCCGTGCGCGACGCGGCGAAACATGGCGAGTATCCTTCGCTGATCGTCGAGCCGGCGGACAACATCGGCGGCGGCACGGCGGGCGATGCCACCTGGGTGCTTGACGAGCTCCTGGGCCAAGGTGTGCGCGGCGCCGGTGTAGTGCTCAACGCGCCCGAAGCCGTGCAGTCGCTGCAAGGCGTTCCGGCCGGACGGCGAACGACCGTGACCGTGGGCGGAAAACATCCGCGACTCTCCGGCCCGGCCCTGACTCTCGAGGTTGAAGTCCTGCGCCACTCCGACGGTATTTTCGATCTGGCCGACTGCCAGAGCCATTTGGCGTCCATGATGGGAACGCGCATCGACATGGGCCCGACCGTGCTGGTGGCCTGCGAGGGCAACCTCGTGCTGCTCACTTCGCGCCCGACCCCGCCGATGGACCTCGGCCAGTGGTTGTGCGTCGGCGTCCAGCCCGCGGAACTCGGACTCATCGGCATCAAGGCCGCCGTGGCGCATCGCCGGGCTTATGACAGTATCGCCCGCCGCAGCTACACCGTTTCCACCCCGGGCCCGTGCACCAGCGATCTCGCGACACTCCCTTACCGCCACCTCGAGCGCCCCGTCTTCCCCCTCGACCCGCTGCCTTAG
- a CDS encoding fumarylacetoacetate hydrolase family protein, whose protein sequence is MHIIRYLDPQGAVHFGSQKPDGSAVRCTGDLYAGLRETGDQADVAKLLAPLVPTQILCIGLNYRHHAAESGMQAPERPVLFTKGINTLQNPGDPIEIPVTAASHEVDYECELAVVIGKPCKNAEASDALSYVLGYTCGNDVSARDWQLKWGGGQWCRGKTFDTFSPLGPCLVTTDNIPNPQRLAIRTILNGETVQDWNTNDMIFSVAQIIEFLSASNTLPPGTVILTGTPHGVGMAAKPPRWLKPGDSVTIEIEGIGKLTNPVQLEA, encoded by the coding sequence ATGCATATCATCCGTTACCTAGACCCGCAGGGAGCCGTTCACTTCGGCTCGCAGAAACCCGATGGTTCCGCCGTGCGCTGCACCGGCGACCTCTACGCCGGACTGCGCGAGACCGGCGACCAAGCCGATGTGGCCAAACTCCTTGCTCCGTTGGTGCCGACCCAGATCCTTTGCATCGGCCTCAATTACCGCCACCACGCCGCCGAGTCGGGCATGCAGGCCCCCGAGCGTCCCGTCCTCTTCACCAAAGGCATCAACACCCTGCAAAACCCCGGTGACCCCATCGAAATTCCGGTCACCGCAGCCAGCCACGAAGTGGACTACGAATGCGAATTGGCCGTGGTCATCGGCAAGCCATGCAAAAACGCCGAGGCCTCCGACGCGCTTTCCTACGTGCTCGGCTACACCTGCGGCAACGATGTCTCGGCCCGCGACTGGCAGCTCAAATGGGGTGGAGGTCAATGGTGCCGCGGAAAAACCTTCGACACCTTCTCCCCGCTCGGGCCATGCCTGGTCACCACGGACAACATCCCCAATCCGCAAAGACTCGCCATCCGCACGATCCTCAACGGCGAAACCGTCCAGGATTGGAACACCAACGACATGATTTTCAGCGTGGCGCAAATCATCGAATTCCTCAGCGCGAGCAACACGCTGCCCCCCGGCACCGTCATCCTCACCGGCACCCCGCACGGCGTGGGCATGGCGGCCAAGCCGCCGCGCTGGCTCAAACCCGGTGACTCCGTGACCATCGAGATCGAAGGGATTGGCAAGCTGACCAATCCGGTCCAACTCGAGGCCTAA
- a CDS encoding sugar phosphate isomerase/epimerase produces the protein MPPHRRHGCCHHARATAPAVAMSSHSLYEQSRPVKLSCADFTFPLLPHGDVLALIGLLGLNGVDLGVFKGRSHWPPEKILADIPAAMRSIKSSLDRRGLAVADVFLQTGEDPAVHAANDPDADIRAANREMFRGIVEFAVGIGAAHLTGLPGVWHRGTEKAADWQLAVSEAAWRKSHAAQNGIRFAVEAHVGSVCPDPESALRFVQEAGVTLTLDYGHFVYQGMPPQAADILIPQASHFHARGGAKGQLQSTMKDSVIDFRAIRDALQQRGYPGWMCLEYVWIDWEGCNRTDNVSETIILRDLLLGAGSSPAVQAA, from the coding sequence ATGCCGCCGCACCGGAGGCACGGATGTTGCCACCATGCTCGAGCGACTGCGCCGGCGGTTGCCATGAGCAGCCACTCCCTTTATGAACAATCGCGTCCAGTGAAACTCTCCTGCGCCGATTTCACCTTCCCCCTGTTGCCGCACGGCGATGTCCTCGCGCTCATCGGTCTCCTCGGCTTGAACGGGGTCGATCTCGGAGTATTCAAGGGGCGATCGCACTGGCCGCCGGAGAAAATTCTGGCGGATATTCCCGCGGCCATGCGGAGCATCAAGTCCTCGCTCGACCGCAGGGGATTGGCTGTCGCCGATGTGTTCTTGCAGACCGGGGAAGATCCGGCCGTCCATGCGGCCAATGATCCCGATGCGGACATTCGAGCCGCCAACCGAGAAATGTTCCGGGGCATAGTTGAGTTCGCCGTCGGCATCGGCGCCGCCCATCTCACGGGCTTGCCGGGCGTGTGGCATCGCGGCACGGAAAAAGCCGCAGATTGGCAACTTGCCGTGAGCGAAGCTGCTTGGCGCAAGTCACATGCTGCGCAGAACGGAATCCGGTTTGCCGTGGAAGCCCACGTCGGCTCGGTGTGCCCGGATCCGGAATCCGCTCTGCGCTTCGTGCAGGAAGCCGGGGTGACGCTTACCCTCGATTACGGTCACTTTGTGTATCAGGGGATGCCGCCGCAGGCCGCCGATATCCTTATCCCGCAAGCCTCGCATTTCCACGCGCGCGGCGGCGCCAAAGGACAACTGCAAAGCACGATGAAAGACAGCGTGATCGACTTTCGCGCCATCCGGGACGCCCTGCAGCAACGCGGCTACCCCGGCTGGATGTGCCTTGAGTATGTCTGGATCGACTGGGAAGGCTGCAATCGCACCGACAACGTGTCGGAAACCATCATACTCCGCGACCTTCTCCTCGGGGCGGGTTCATCCCCCGCGGTGCAGGCCGCTTGA